From Triticum aestivum cultivar Chinese Spring chromosome 4A, IWGSC CS RefSeq v2.1, whole genome shotgun sequence, a single genomic window includes:
- the LOC123088664 gene encoding WD repeat-containing protein GTS1, with product MEVGNGGDSAMDVEAQVTPVPGGGASPARRLGLKNSIQTNFGDDYVFQIASCQEISKLAVSLSTNALKFYAPATGQYLGECTGHTGSIHEIAFSAPSSPQVICSCSADGTIRAWDTRSFKQISLLNAGPSHEMFTFSFGGTSGNLLAAGSNSKVLLWDWRSSKQVACLEESHMDDVTQVRFAPNQQSKLISAAVDGLMCVFDTDGDINEDDHLLTVMNVETSVSKVGFYGNTYQKLWCLTHIETLSTWDWNDGTRELNIENARSLASDKWNLDHLDYFVDCHYSLPDDRLWAIGGTSEGTLGYFPVKNDPAGAIDWAEAVLEGGHTGVIRTICPGGSSLQSLGQNKGIFGWTGGEDGRLCCWRSDDAVATKKSWISSTLVSRMDKKMKIRHQPY from the exons ATGGAGGTTGGTAACGGGGGCGATTCGGCCATGGATGTGGAGGCGCAAGTGACCCCGGTCCCGGGCGGCGGCGCCTCACCGGCGAGGCGGCTGGGCCTCAAGAACAGCATCCAGACCAACTTCGGCGACGACTACGTTTTCCAGATAGCTTCTTG TCAGGAGATCTCAAAGCTCGCGGTTTCTCTGTCGACAAACGCACTCAAGTTCTATGCTCCAGCAACTGGGCAGTATCTGGGCGAATGCACAGGGCATACAGGGTCCATCCATGAGATTGCCTTTTCAGCTCCGTCATCGCCGCAAGTGATATGCTCTTGCTCTGCTGATGGAACCATCAGAGCCTGGGACACAAGGAGCTTTAAGCAG ATATCTTTGCTAAATGCTGGCCCCTCGCATGAAATGTTTACCTTCTCCTTTGGTGGAACAAGTGGTAACCTACTTGCTGCTGGTTCTAACTCCAAG GTTCTGTTGTGGGACTGGAGAAGTTCAAAACAGGTAGCCTGCTTAGAGGAATCCCACATGGACGATGTAACCCAG GTTCGATTTGCGCCAAATCAACAGAGTAAACTCATTTCTGCGGCAGTCGATGGGTTAATGTGCGTCTTCGACACCGATGGTGATATCAATGAGGACGACCATTTGCTAACT GTTATGAATGTGGAGACTTCTGTTTCTAAGGTGGGTTTCTATGGAAACACGTATCAGAAGCTTTGGTGTTTGACTCATATTGAAACACTAAG CACTTGGGACTGGAATGATGGGACTAGAGAATTGAACATAGAGAATGCTCGTTCCCTGGCTAGTGACAAGTGGAACCTTGACCAT TTGGACTACTTCGTCGACTGCCACTACTCTCTGCCTGATGACCGGTTATGGGCAATAGGTGGCACCAGCGAGGGGACACTAGGTTACTTCCCTGTAAAAAACGATCCTGCGGGAGCGATCGATTGGGCGGAGGCTGTCCTCGAAGGAGGCCACACAGGAGTCATCAGGACCATATGCCCAGGTGGAAGCAGTCTTCAGAGCCTTGGCCAAAACAAGGGCATCTTTGGGTGGACAGGAGGTGAAGATGGCCGGCTATGTTGCTGGCGCTCCGACGACGCCGTAGCAACAAAAAAGTCCTGGATCTCTAGTACGCTCGTGTCACGCATGGACAAGAAAATGAAAATCCGACATCAGCCCTACTGA